A genomic segment from Bradyrhizobium diazoefficiens USDA 110 encodes:
- a CDS encoding alpha/beta fold hydrolase gives MKASCAALSAILLSISAAAMAADYPAPKQADWIARDFKFHTGDVMPELRLHYTTVGEPSGQPVLVLHGTGGSGASMLTPSFAGELFGAGQPLDAAKYYIIIPDGIGHGKSSKPSDGMKTGFPKYDYDDMVEAQYRLVTEGLGVKHLRLVIGNSMGGMHTWLWGEKYPKAMDALIPMASQPTEMASRNWMLRRIMLDTIRNDPDYNGGNYSSQPRMMKYAVTAYGIASIGGTLAYQSQAPTAAKADKIVDERLATPITADANDFVYQWESSHDYNAGEKLEQIEASLLLINSADDERNPPETGLTDAAMKQVKNGRLYLIPASTETRGHGTTGNAKFYSEQVRQLLQTAPQRTM, from the coding sequence ATGAAGGCATCTTGCGCGGCGCTGTCGGCCATCCTGCTGTCTATCTCGGCGGCGGCGATGGCTGCCGATTATCCTGCACCAAAACAGGCCGACTGGATCGCCAGGGATTTCAAGTTCCACACCGGCGATGTCATGCCGGAGTTGCGGCTGCATTACACCACCGTCGGCGAGCCGAGCGGGCAACCGGTGCTGGTGCTGCATGGCACCGGCGGCTCGGGCGCAAGCATGCTGACGCCAAGCTTTGCCGGCGAGCTGTTCGGCGCAGGCCAGCCGCTCGACGCCGCCAAATACTACATCATCATTCCCGACGGCATCGGCCATGGCAAATCGTCAAAACCGTCCGACGGCATGAAGACCGGCTTTCCGAAATACGACTACGACGACATGGTCGAGGCGCAGTACCGCCTCGTGACGGAAGGACTCGGCGTCAAGCATCTGCGGCTCGTCATCGGCAATTCGATGGGCGGCATGCACACCTGGCTGTGGGGCGAGAAATATCCGAAGGCGATGGACGCGCTGATCCCGATGGCCTCGCAACCGACCGAGATGGCATCGCGCAACTGGATGCTGCGGCGGATCATGCTCGACACCATCCGCAACGACCCCGACTACAATGGCGGCAACTACTCCAGCCAGCCGCGCATGATGAAATACGCCGTCACCGCCTACGGCATCGCGAGCATCGGCGGAACGCTGGCCTATCAATCGCAGGCGCCGACGGCGGCCAAGGCCGACAAGATCGTCGACGAGCGGCTCGCGACGCCGATCACGGCCGATGCCAACGACTTCGTCTACCAGTGGGAGTCCTCGCACGACTACAATGCCGGGGAGAAGCTGGAGCAGATCGAAGCCTCGTTGCTGCTGATCAACTCCGCCGACGACGAGCGTAACCCGCCGGAGACCGGCCTCACGGACGCGGCGATGAAGCAGGTCAAGAACGGCCGCCTGTATCTGATCCCCGCCAGCACCGAAACGCGCGGTCACGGCACCACCGGCAATGCAAAGTTCTACAGCGAGCAGGTCAGGCAATTGCTGCAAACCGCGCCGCAACGGACGATGTAG
- a CDS encoding pyridoxamine 5'-phosphate oxidase family protein, whose amino-acid sequence MTDLCAEDLATIYAKPSPRVIAKARPAIDAHAKKFIEMSPFCVLATSGADGSVDASPRGGGIGFVHVAGPNQLLMPDRSGNNRIDSFRNVVEGSGFVHLLFFVPGIDETLRVGGRGTLSADPDLLASMVEFGKPPRAVLNVAVSEVYFHCGKALMRSKLWSPEKVQRSVMPSIVEVIHDQTGLGEPESQEIVEERYKQQL is encoded by the coding sequence TTGACCGATCTTTGCGCCGAAGACCTCGCCACCATCTATGCCAAGCCGAGCCCGCGCGTGATAGCAAAGGCACGTCCCGCGATCGATGCGCATGCAAAGAAGTTCATCGAGATGTCGCCGTTCTGCGTGCTCGCGACGTCAGGCGCGGACGGCAGCGTCGACGCCTCGCCGCGCGGCGGCGGCATCGGCTTCGTCCACGTCGCCGGCCCCAACCAGCTGCTGATGCCCGACCGCTCCGGCAACAACCGGATCGACAGTTTTCGCAACGTCGTCGAAGGCTCGGGCTTCGTGCATCTGCTGTTCTTCGTCCCCGGCATCGACGAGACGCTGCGCGTCGGCGGGCGCGGCACGCTGTCCGCCGATCCGGATCTGCTTGCCTCGATGGTGGAATTCGGCAAGCCACCGCGCGCGGTGCTGAACGTCGCGGTCAGCGAAGTCTATTTCCACTGCGGCAAGGCGCTGATGCGCTCGAAGCTGTGGTCGCCGGAGAAGGTGCAGCGCTCGGTGATGCCGAGCATCGTCGAGGTCATTCACGACCAGACGGGCCTGGGCGAACCGGAGAGTCAGGAGATCGTGGAAGAGCGCTACAAGCAGCAGCTGTAG
- the bfr gene encoding bacterioferritin produces the protein MQGDAKVIDYLNKALRHELTAINQYWLHYRFLDNWGLLDMAKVWRKESIEEMEHADKLTARILFFDGFPNMQVLDPLRIGQNVKEIIECDLAAEMSARALYQEAATYCHGVKDYVTRDLFEKLMSDEEHHIDFLETQLDLIGRIGLELYTQKHVGGLEGEGH, from the coding sequence ATGCAGGGCGACGCAAAAGTCATCGACTACCTCAACAAGGCACTGCGTCACGAGCTGACTGCGATCAACCAGTACTGGCTGCACTACCGCTTCCTCGACAATTGGGGCCTGCTGGACATGGCCAAGGTCTGGCGCAAGGAATCCATCGAGGAGATGGAGCACGCCGACAAGCTCACCGCGCGCATCCTGTTCTTCGACGGCTTCCCGAACATGCAGGTGCTCGATCCCCTGCGCATCGGCCAGAACGTCAAGGAGATCATCGAGTGCGATCTCGCCGCCGAGATGAGCGCGCGGGCGCTCTACCAGGAAGCGGCGACCTACTGCCACGGCGTCAAGGACTACGTCACGCGCGACCTGTTCGAGAAGCTGATGAGCGACGAGGAGCACCACATCGACTTCCTCGAAACCCAGCTCGACCTGATCGGCCGCATCGGCCTCGAGCTCTACACCCAGAAGCACGTCGGCGGGCTCGAGGGCGAGGGGCATTAA
- a CDS encoding (2Fe-2S)-binding protein: MIVCSCNVLSDDDIRAAVAESDDAVRHAKQVYGCLGCSAECGRCARTIKTIIDEALGPCAKSCCSGCPHSHTVAANDETAESAQFALAAC; encoded by the coding sequence ATGATCGTTTGTTCTTGTAACGTGCTGAGCGATGACGACATCCGCGCCGCTGTGGCCGAGTCCGACGACGCCGTGCGCCATGCCAAGCAGGTCTATGGCTGCCTCGGCTGTAGCGCCGAATGCGGCCGCTGCGCGCGGACGATCAAGACCATCATCGATGAAGCGCTTGGCCCGTGCGCCAAGTCCTGCTGCTCCGGCTGCCCGCACAGCCACACCGTGGCCGCCAATGACGAGACGGCCGAGTCCGCCCAGTTCGCGCTCGCGGCCTGCTGA
- a CDS encoding lytic murein transglycosylase, producing the protein MMRRALIAAVIVVTCGWSSARAADAAFTQFIASLWPEAQAAGVSRATFEQETRGLEPDYKLPDLILPGRPATGAPSQAEFVQVPADYVRDASIARLAAEGQRLLQRYRPALTEIEKSSGVPATVMLAIWGRETDYGRYTLPYDLVRVLATQAYVGRRKDTYRNEFILSLKILGEGVVTRKDMRSSWAGATGLTQFLPSEYYKHGVDFDRDGRIDIWHSVPDALASAAQQLVNKGWQSGVRWAYEVQAPAKVDCTTGVPEVTKPISQWLREGFVPVRGQKLSAAEQAQPASLLQPEGIYGPSFLTTKNYFVIKEYNFSDLYVLFVGHLSDRMTSPLPFAMPWSASKQLRTKDVETMQRGLTRAGLYKDKIDGKAGMQTRAALGAYQKSAGLKVDCWPSEEVLRSIEAAR; encoded by the coding sequence ATGATGCGGCGGGCGCTCATCGCTGCGGTGATCGTTGTCACCTGCGGCTGGTCGTCCGCCCGCGCCGCCGACGCCGCCTTCACGCAGTTCATCGCCTCGCTCTGGCCGGAGGCGCAGGCGGCCGGCGTGTCGCGCGCGACGTTCGAGCAAGAGACGCGCGGGCTCGAGCCGGACTACAAGCTGCCGGATCTGATCCTGCCGGGCCGGCCGGCGACCGGCGCGCCGTCGCAGGCCGAGTTCGTGCAGGTGCCGGCCGACTACGTCAGGGACGCCTCGATCGCGCGCCTTGCCGCCGAGGGGCAGCGGCTCTTGCAAAGATATCGTCCCGCGCTGACCGAGATCGAGAAGAGCTCCGGCGTGCCGGCGACCGTCATGCTCGCGATCTGGGGCCGCGAGACCGACTACGGCCGCTACACGCTGCCGTATGATTTGGTCCGCGTGCTGGCGACGCAGGCCTATGTCGGGCGCCGCAAGGACACCTATCGCAACGAGTTCATCCTCTCGCTGAAGATCCTGGGCGAGGGCGTGGTGACACGCAAGGACATGCGCTCGTCCTGGGCCGGCGCCACCGGGCTCACGCAATTCCTGCCGTCCGAATATTACAAGCACGGCGTCGACTTCGACCGCGACGGCCGCATCGACATCTGGCACTCGGTGCCGGATGCGCTCGCCTCCGCCGCCCAGCAACTCGTCAACAAGGGGTGGCAGAGCGGCGTGCGCTGGGCCTACGAGGTGCAGGCGCCGGCGAAGGTCGATTGCACCACCGGGGTGCCGGAGGTGACGAAGCCGATCAGCCAATGGCTGCGCGAAGGCTTCGTGCCGGTGCGTGGACAAAAGCTCAGCGCCGCGGAGCAGGCGCAGCCGGCCTCGCTGCTACAGCCGGAAGGAATCTACGGCCCGTCGTTCCTGACCACGAAGAACTACTTCGTCATCAAGGAATACAATTTCTCCGACCTCTACGTGCTGTTCGTCGGTCATCTCAGCGACCGCATGACGAGCCCGTTGCCCTTCGCAATGCCGTGGTCGGCCTCGAAGCAATTGCGCACCAAGGATGTCGAGACCATGCAGCGCGGGCTCACGCGCGCCGGGCTCTACAAGGACAAGATCGACGGCAAGGCCGGCATGCAGACGCGCGCAGCGCTCGGTGCTTATCAAAAGTCGGCGGGCCTGAAGGTCGATTGCTGGCCGAGCGAAGAGGTGCTGCGCTCGATCGAGGCGGCGCGATAG
- the ettA gene encoding energy-dependent translational throttle protein EttA, with protein sequence MARQFIYFMQGLTKSYPTRKVLDNIHLSFYPDAKIGVLGVNGSGKSTLLKIMAGLDKEYNGEAWVAQGARVGYLEQEPQLDAKLSVRENVMLGVAKQKAILDRYNELAMNYSEETADEMTKLQDEIEAQGLWDLDSKVDQAMDALRCPPDDADVTKLSGGERRRVALCRLLLDQPELLLLDEPTNHLDAESVSWLEGHLRNYPGAILIVTHDRYFLDNVTSWILELDRGKGIPYEGNYSSWLVQKQKRLEQEGREDAAHQKTIAREQEWVASSPKARQAKSKARYQRYEELLKQASEKQTQTAQIIIPVAERLGANVVDFEGLSKGYGDRLLIDDLTFKLPPGGIVGVIGANGAGKTTLFKMITKQETPDKGTITVGETVHLGYVDQSRDALDGNKNVWEEISGGNELILLGKKEVNSRGYCSSFNFKGADQQKKVGALSGGERNRVHLAKMLKSGANVLLLDEPTNDLDVDTLRALEEALEDFAGCAVIISHDRWFLDRIATHILAFEGDSHVEWFEGNFQDYEKDKMRRLGQDSIIPHRVKYKKLTR encoded by the coding sequence ATGGCGCGCCAGTTCATCTATTTCATGCAGGGCCTGACCAAGAGCTACCCGACCCGGAAGGTGCTCGATAACATCCATCTGAGCTTCTACCCGGACGCCAAGATCGGCGTGCTCGGCGTCAACGGCTCGGGCAAGTCGACGCTGCTCAAGATCATGGCCGGCCTCGACAAGGAGTATAATGGCGAGGCTTGGGTCGCCCAGGGCGCCCGCGTTGGCTATCTCGAGCAGGAACCGCAGCTCGATGCCAAGCTTTCCGTGCGCGAGAACGTCATGCTGGGCGTCGCCAAGCAGAAGGCCATCCTCGATCGCTACAATGAGCTGGCGATGAACTACTCCGAGGAGACCGCCGACGAGATGACCAAGCTGCAGGACGAGATCGAGGCCCAGGGCCTCTGGGATCTCGACAGCAAGGTCGACCAGGCCATGGACGCGCTGCGCTGCCCGCCCGACGATGCCGACGTCACAAAACTCTCCGGCGGTGAGCGCCGCCGCGTCGCGCTGTGCCGGCTGCTGCTCGACCAGCCCGAGCTTCTGCTGCTGGACGAGCCGACCAACCATCTCGACGCCGAGTCGGTGTCGTGGCTGGAAGGCCATCTGCGCAACTATCCCGGCGCGATCCTGATCGTCACCCATGATCGCTACTTTCTCGACAACGTCACCAGCTGGATCCTCGAGCTCGATCGCGGCAAGGGCATTCCCTACGAGGGCAACTACTCGTCCTGGTTGGTTCAGAAGCAGAAGCGGCTGGAGCAGGAAGGCCGCGAGGACGCCGCGCACCAGAAGACGATTGCGCGCGAGCAGGAATGGGTCGCGTCCTCGCCGAAGGCACGCCAGGCCAAGTCCAAGGCGCGCTACCAGCGCTACGAGGAACTGCTGAAGCAGGCGAGCGAGAAGCAGACCCAGACCGCGCAGATCATCATCCCCGTGGCCGAGCGGCTCGGCGCCAACGTGGTCGATTTCGAAGGCCTCAGCAAAGGCTACGGCGATCGTCTGCTGATCGACGATCTTACCTTCAAGCTGCCGCCTGGTGGCATCGTCGGCGTGATCGGCGCCAACGGCGCCGGCAAGACCACGCTGTTCAAGATGATCACCAAGCAGGAAACGCCGGACAAGGGCACCATCACGGTCGGCGAGACCGTGCATCTCGGCTATGTCGACCAGTCGCGCGACGCGCTCGACGGCAACAAGAACGTGTGGGAGGAGATCTCCGGCGGCAACGAGCTGATCCTGCTCGGCAAGAAGGAAGTCAATTCGCGCGGCTATTGCTCGTCGTTCAACTTCAAGGGCGCCGACCAGCAGAAGAAGGTCGGCGCGCTCTCCGGCGGTGAGCGCAACCGCGTGCATCTCGCCAAGATGCTCAAGTCCGGTGCCAACGTCCTGCTGCTCGACGAACCGACCAACGACCTCGACGTCGACACGCTGCGCGCGCTCGAAGAGGCGCTGGAGGATTTCGCCGGCTGCGCCGTCATCATCAGCCATGATCGCTGGTTCCTCGACCGCATCGCGACCCACATCCTGGCCTTCGAGGGCGACAGCCATGTCGAATGGTTCGAAGGCAACTTCCAGGACTACGAGAAGGACAAGATGCGCCGGCTCGGCCAGGACAGCATCATCCCGCACCGCGTGAAGTACAAGAAGCTGACGCGGTGA
- a CDS encoding D-2-hydroxyacid dehydrogenase family protein, translating into MTRLRCAILDDYFNIALDVADWPKLSDRIDVTVFSHPFTSEQAAASALADFEIVCAMRERTAFPKSLFDSLPKLKLLLTSGMRNASIDMEAAKAKGVAIGGTQYSRDPTAPLTMGLILELTRGIGRENARMHAGEPWQTFAGVEIEGLTLGIVGLGKLGSKMAGIAKAFGMNVIAWSPNLTPEKCKAAGVGYATKEELFAKADIVTIHVVLSERSRGLVGAADLARMKPTAFLVNTARGPIVDEQALLEALQQRKIAGAGLDVFSVEPLPVDHPFRKLDNLVLTPHLGYATEDGLRIHYGQMVEAIDAWTRGGELPRKLA; encoded by the coding sequence ATGACGCGGCTGCGCTGTGCAATTCTCGACGACTATTTCAACATCGCCCTCGACGTCGCCGACTGGCCGAAACTGTCCGACCGCATCGATGTCACCGTGTTCAGCCATCCCTTTACCTCGGAGCAGGCCGCGGCCAGCGCGCTCGCCGATTTCGAGATCGTCTGCGCGATGCGCGAGCGCACCGCGTTCCCCAAGAGCCTGTTCGATAGCTTGCCGAAGCTGAAGCTGCTGCTGACGTCAGGCATGCGCAACGCCTCGATCGACATGGAGGCCGCGAAGGCGAAGGGCGTTGCGATCGGCGGCACGCAATATTCCCGCGATCCCACGGCACCGCTGACCATGGGCCTGATCCTGGAGCTGACCCGCGGCATCGGCCGCGAGAATGCGCGCATGCATGCCGGCGAGCCCTGGCAGACCTTTGCCGGTGTCGAGATCGAGGGGCTGACGCTCGGCATCGTCGGGCTCGGCAAGCTCGGCAGCAAGATGGCGGGCATTGCGAAAGCATTCGGCATGAACGTGATCGCCTGGAGCCCGAACCTCACGCCGGAGAAGTGCAAGGCGGCCGGCGTCGGCTACGCCACCAAGGAGGAGCTGTTCGCCAAGGCCGACATCGTCACCATCCATGTGGTGCTGAGCGAGCGTTCGCGGGGACTGGTCGGCGCTGCGGACCTCGCGCGGATGAAGCCGACGGCCTTCCTCGTCAACACCGCGCGCGGGCCGATCGTGGACGAGCAGGCCCTGCTGGAGGCCTTGCAGCAGCGGAAGATCGCGGGCGCCGGCTTGGATGTGTTCTCGGTCGAGCCGCTGCCGGTCGACCATCCCTTCCGCAAGCTCGACAATCTCGTGCTGACGCCGCATCTCGGCTACGCCACCGAGGACGGCTTGCGCATCCATTACGGCCAGATGGTCGAGGCGATCGACGCCTGGACCCGCGGCGGCGAGCTGCCGCGCAAGCTGGCCTGA
- a CDS encoding L,D-transpeptidase yields MIKHFLTICAAATVAAAGTSLAQAQSYPVQQAPSYGAPAEYRPGDRTPSFDALEDDDDALPQASLPPPGPGGPISPNDPRYGRPAGPPVYSAAPPQGPVMSPDDPRYGRPAGAPVYSAAPPQGPVMSPDDPRYGRPAGPPAVIYADRPAQQAPGSDGLRPPEAVGGPAATGAVQAGQPPVGADGRPMAIASLPPEEQPDAAPAQLPPNLRRQEVSLATKEPAGTIIVDTPNTYLYYVLGNGRAVRYGVRVGRDGFTWTGVQKITRKAEWPDWHPPTEMIERQPYLPRFMAGGPGNPLGARAMYLGSTVYRIHGTNQPSTIGKFVSSGCIGMLNEDVSDLFDRVKVGTRVVVMPGGPAPGTATASVAPTPGAPAPMAAQAGPVPGTQPTVVPPLPAPVTVR; encoded by the coding sequence ATGATCAAACATTTTCTGACGATATGCGCTGCCGCAACAGTCGCTGCGGCGGGAACCTCGCTCGCACAGGCCCAGAGCTATCCGGTCCAGCAGGCGCCGAGCTACGGCGCTCCGGCTGAATACCGCCCCGGCGACCGCACGCCGAGTTTCGACGCGCTGGAAGATGACGACGACGCGCTGCCGCAGGCATCGCTGCCGCCGCCCGGCCCGGGCGGTCCGATCTCGCCCAACGATCCCCGCTACGGCCGCCCCGCTGGTCCTCCGGTCTATTCGGCTGCCCCGCCGCAGGGGCCGGTGATGTCGCCGGATGATCCCCGTTATGGCCGTCCCGCCGGCGCTCCCGTCTACTCGGCTGCGCCGCCGCAGGGGCCGGTGATGTCGCCCGACGATCCCCGCTACGGCCGCCCCGCCGGCCCGCCCGCGGTGATCTATGCCGACCGTCCCGCTCAGCAGGCCCCCGGCAGCGACGGCCTGCGTCCGCCGGAAGCCGTCGGTGGTCCCGCCGCGACCGGAGCGGTCCAGGCCGGGCAGCCGCCGGTTGGCGCCGATGGCCGGCCGATGGCAATCGCCTCGCTTCCGCCCGAGGAGCAGCCCGACGCCGCGCCGGCACAGTTGCCGCCGAATCTGCGCCGCCAGGAGGTCTCGCTCGCGACCAAGGAGCCGGCCGGAACGATCATCGTCGATACCCCGAACACCTATCTGTACTATGTCCTCGGCAATGGCCGCGCGGTCCGTTACGGCGTCCGCGTCGGCCGCGACGGTTTCACCTGGACCGGGGTGCAGAAGATCACCCGCAAGGCCGAGTGGCCGGATTGGCATCCGCCGACGGAGATGATCGAGCGCCAGCCCTATCTGCCGCGCTTCATGGCCGGCGGCCCCGGCAATCCCCTCGGCGCCCGCGCGATGTATCTCGGCTCGACCGTCTACCGCATCCACGGCACCAACCAGCCCTCGACGATCGGCAAGTTCGTCTCCTCCGGCTGCATCGGCATGCTGAACGAGGACGTCTCCGACCTGTTCGACCGGGTCAAGGTCGGCACGCGCGTGGTGGTGATGCCGGGTGGTCCGGCGCCGGGAACGGCGACTGCGTCCGTCGCACCCACCCCCGGTGCGCCGGCCCCGATGGCGGCCCAGGCCGGCCCCGTCCCGGGTACGCAGCCGACCGTGGTGCCGCCGCTGCCCGCACCGGTCACCGTGCGCTAG
- the sseA gene encoding 3-mercaptopyruvate sulfurtransferase: protein MTPDPLVSTEWLAAHINDANLKVLDASFKLPGVLPLPKDDYLAAHLPGAVFFDVDAVSDHSNPLPHMYPSAEQFGRDVGNLGIGNADTVVIYDAGGWVAAPRAWWMFLAFGHGNVRILNGGLKKWRAEGRPVESGEVKPKPATFKASYDAKRVRSMQQLVANVESNKEQVIDARAADRFEGRAPEPRAGIRSGHIPGARNVPYNLLFDAATGTMKPLDDLRAAFTGAGVKLDAPIVTSCGSGVSAGVLTLALYRLGITDTALYDGSWSEWGQAGGPPVATGPA from the coding sequence ATGACCCCCGACCCCCTCGTGTCCACCGAATGGCTCGCCGCCCATATCAACGACGCCAACCTTAAAGTGCTCGACGCCAGCTTCAAGCTGCCGGGCGTGCTGCCGCTGCCGAAGGACGACTATCTCGCCGCGCATCTGCCCGGCGCGGTGTTCTTCGACGTCGACGCGGTGTCGGATCATTCCAACCCGCTGCCGCATATGTATCCGAGCGCCGAGCAGTTCGGCCGCGACGTCGGCAATCTCGGCATCGGTAATGCCGACACGGTCGTGATCTACGATGCCGGCGGCTGGGTCGCCGCGCCGCGCGCGTGGTGGATGTTCCTGGCTTTCGGCCACGGCAATGTGCGCATCCTCAATGGTGGCCTGAAGAAGTGGCGCGCGGAGGGGCGTCCCGTCGAGAGCGGCGAGGTGAAGCCGAAGCCTGCGACGTTCAAGGCGAGCTATGACGCCAAGCGCGTGCGCAGCATGCAGCAGCTCGTCGCCAACGTCGAAAGTAACAAAGAGCAGGTGATCGACGCACGCGCCGCCGACCGCTTCGAGGGCCGCGCGCCCGAGCCGCGCGCGGGCATCCGCTCCGGCCACATCCCCGGCGCCCGCAACGTGCCCTACAATCTCCTGTTCGATGCCGCGACCGGAACGATGAAGCCGCTCGACGATCTGCGTGCCGCCTTCACCGGTGCCGGCGTCAAGCTCGATGCGCCGATCGTGACGAGCTGCGGCTCGGGTGTGTCGGCCGGCGTGCTGACGCTCGCGCTCTATCGCCTCGGCATCACCGATACCGCGCTCTATGACGGCTCATGGTCGGAATGGGGCCAGGCCGGCGGCCCGCCGGTCGCGACCGGGCCGGCGTAA
- a CDS encoding rhodanese-like domain-containing protein gives MPQTITRGIKALIYEANAEIETLTAKDAIEISKNGDVVIVDIRDPREIERDGRIPGAFACTRGMLEFWIDPQSPYAKPIFQEDKKFVFHCAGGLRSALAAKTAQDMGLKPVAHIAGGYAAWRDAGGPTEQWEPKKKG, from the coding sequence ATGCCCCAGACCATCACCCGCGGCATCAAGGCGCTGATCTACGAGGCCAATGCCGAGATCGAGACGCTCACCGCCAAGGACGCCATCGAGATCTCCAAGAACGGTGACGTCGTCATCGTCGACATCCGCGATCCCCGCGAGATCGAGCGCGACGGCCGCATCCCCGGCGCGTTCGCCTGCACCCGCGGCATGCTGGAATTCTGGATCGATCCGCAGAGCCCGTACGCCAAGCCGATCTTCCAGGAAGACAAGAAGTTCGTCTTCCACTGCGCCGGCGGCCTGCGCTCCGCGCTCGCTGCCAAGACCGCGCAGGACATGGGCCTCAAGCCCGTCGCCCACATCGCCGGCGGCTACGCCGCCTGGCGCGACGCCGGCGGCCCGACGGAGCAGTGGGAGCCGAAGAAGAAGGGCTAG
- a CDS encoding vWA domain-containing protein: MFLQFFTSLRDAQVPVTLREYLTLMEALDADLADYTVENFYYLSRASLVKDERNLDKFDRVFGTVFKGLESLLEAMDKAEIPEEWLKKLAEKYLTEEEKKQIEAMGWDKLMETLKKRLEEQKGRHQGGSKWIGTAGTSPFGAHGYNPEGVRIGQEKNRNNRAVKVWDKREFKDLDGNVELGIRNIKVALRRLRKFARTGAPDELDLDTTIRETANHGYLDVHMRPERRNAVKLLVFFDIGGSMDSHIEQVEELFSAAKSEFKHMEYFYFHNCLYEGVWKQNKRRFTDRTPTWDVLHKYPHDYKVVFVGDASMSPYEIMVPGGSVEHVNEEPGSVWLDRIIRTYPHTVWLNPVAQKHWDYSESTTIIKRIFTNRMFPITIEGLEGAMKELTH, translated from the coding sequence ATGTTCCTGCAATTCTTCACTTCTCTGCGCGATGCGCAGGTCCCCGTGACGCTGCGCGAATACCTCACGCTGATGGAGGCGCTCGACGCTGACCTCGCGGACTACACCGTCGAGAATTTCTACTATCTGTCGCGCGCCTCGCTGGTGAAGGACGAGCGCAATCTCGACAAGTTCGACCGCGTCTTCGGCACCGTGTTCAAGGGGCTGGAGAGCCTGCTCGAGGCCATGGACAAGGCCGAGATCCCCGAGGAGTGGCTGAAGAAGCTCGCGGAGAAGTATCTCACCGAGGAAGAGAAGAAGCAGATCGAGGCCATGGGCTGGGACAAGCTCATGGAGACCCTGAAGAAACGCCTCGAGGAGCAAAAGGGGCGGCATCAGGGCGGCTCGAAGTGGATCGGCACCGCCGGCACCTCGCCGTTCGGGGCCCACGGCTATAATCCCGAGGGCGTCCGCATCGGTCAGGAGAAGAACCGCAACAACCGCGCCGTGAAGGTGTGGGACAAGCGCGAGTTCAAGGATCTCGACGGCAATGTCGAGCTCGGCATCCGCAACATCAAGGTGGCGCTGCGGCGCCTGCGCAAGTTCGCGCGCACCGGCGCGCCTGATGAGCTCGATCTCGACACCACCATCCGCGAGACCGCCAATCACGGTTATCTCGACGTGCACATGCGGCCCGAGCGGCGCAACGCGGTGAAGCTCTTGGTGTTCTTCGACATCGGCGGCTCGATGGATTCGCATATCGAGCAGGTCGAGGAGCTGTTCTCGGCGGCGAAGAGCGAGTTCAAGCACATGGAGTACTTCTACTTCCACAACTGCCTCTATGAAGGCGTGTGGAAGCAGAACAAGCGCCGTTTCACCGACCGCACGCCGACCTGGGACGTGCTGCACAAATACCCGCACGACTACAAGGTCGTGTTCGTCGGCGACGCCTCGATGTCGCCTTACGAGATCATGGTGCCGGGCGGCTCGGTCGAGCATGTCAACGAGGAGCCGGGTTCGGTCTGGCTCGACCGCATCATCCGCACCTATCCGCATACGGTGTGGCTCAATCCGGTCGCGCAGAAGCACTGGGACTATTCGGAATCGACCACCATCATCAAGCGCATCTTCACCAATCGCATGTTCCCGATCACGATCGAGGGGCTGGAGGGTGCGATGAAGGAATTGACGCACTAG
- a CDS encoding GlsB/YeaQ/YmgE family stress response membrane protein, translated as MGILAALIIGAIAGWLAGKIVHGAGFGLIGNMVVGIIGALVAGWVLPQLHIQLATGTVGAIVDATIGAVIVLVILSLIKRV; from the coding sequence ATGGGAATTCTCGCAGCACTCATCATCGGCGCGATCGCCGGCTGGCTCGCCGGCAAGATTGTCCACGGGGCGGGATTTGGGCTGATCGGCAACATGGTCGTCGGCATCATCGGCGCGCTGGTTGCGGGCTGGGTGCTGCCTCAGCTGCACATCCAGCTCGCCACCGGCACGGTCGGCGCCATCGTGGATGCCACCATCGGCGCGGTGATTGTGCTCGTCATCCTTTCGCTGATAAAACGGGTCTGA